TTTCTGCGGCTTTAACAACTCTTTCACCCATCTCGATAACATCCATAAGGAGAGATTCTCTTAAGACAATGGGTATATTCCCTATGACAACATATGAGTTCTCTAAGCTTAAACCTAACTGGTCTCTTGCCGGAATCCTTCCAATTCCGTCAACGTTTGTTTCGTACCTTCTGTCAATGCTCATAAGCTCGAGCTCCTCGTTGAGCTTTGAGTAGAAGTAGTGTGGATATACTGGAACTCCAATTATGTATTCTTGGATTTGAACCTCCTTAAGCTGCTCTTTATTTTTGATTCCAACTTTTTCAGCTTTTGTCCAGAAATCTTCGGGGTTTTTTGCTAAAAAATAACCTTTTCCACCTTTTGCTCCATGAAATTTGACTATCACAGGCTTGTCAATATCGTCGGGGTCGTTGTAGACTCTTGGTATTTTTAGCTTTGCTTTTTCGAGCCATTTTCTCTCTAATTTCCTGTCACTTTCCCACTTAAGGACTGTTTTATTCCCATAATACGGAACCTTCATGCTCTCAACTTTCTCAATTCCGAGGTGAGCAACAAAAGACCCGTGTGGAATTACTATGGCATTTCTTTTAAAAAGTTCTTCTTCGGGACATTCTCCTATTAAATACTCATCAGCAACTGGAAAATATTTGGTGTATAGAGGTTTGACTCTCTCCCTTCCAAAGACTATGGTTTTGAATCCTTCATCCTTTGCACCCTTTAAAATCTGTAGTGCCGAATGAGAGGCATAAGTTGCTATCTTCCACTTCATTTACTCACCAAGAAAATGTTAAAATTTTATATTTTTAAGTTTTATTTTAACAAAAATATGTCTAAAAACAAAGCTTTCAGGTTTAAAATTCAAAAGCCCATTTTGGATAAATGCCATTTAAACAAGCTAAGCATAGATCATCCAATCCAACTGCTTTTATTAATCCTTTGATGCTCAAATATCTTAAGGAATCTGCCCCAATCTCTTTTCCTATCTCCTCAATCCTCTTCCAAGAGGCAATAAGTTCGTGTCGTGTTGGGATGTCAATTCCCATATAGCAGGGATATCTTATCGGGGGCGATGCTATTCTGACGTGGATCTCTTTTGCTCCTGCTTTTTTAAGCATTGAAACTATCCTTTTCATTGTGGTGCCTCTTACAATCGAATCATCAATCAAAATTATCCTCTTATCCTTGATGACTTCCTTAACTGGAGAGAGTTTGAGCCTAACTTTAAAATTCCTCTCAAATTGAGTTGGCATTATGAATGTCCTACCGATGTATCTGTTCTTTATTAAGCCTTCTTCATATGGAATTCCGCTTTCTGTGGAATAGCCTATTGCTGCAGCTCTCCCTGAATCTGGGACTGCTATGACAACATCTGCAGTGATGTTGTCTTCTTTTGCCAATTGCTTTCCCATTTCAACCCTTGCTTTGTAAACAGTTCTCCCCTCAATAACGCTGTCTGGACGAGCAAAATAAATAAACTCAAAAACACAGTGGGCATGCTTCTTCTTAGTCAAAACCCTATTTTCAACATCATCTGAGACAACAAAGGCTTCTCCTGGCTTTACATCTTTTGTTTCGACATCAAACATTCTTAGTGCTGAATCTTCAGAGGCGAAGTAATATCCATCCCCAGTTCCAAATGCTAAGGGTCTGAAACCTAAGGGGTCTCTGGCAACTAAGATTTTCCCATCAAACAGAAAAGCCAAAGAATACGCTCCTCTGACTTCGTTAAAAAGCATTCTCATGGCTTCAAATTCATCCTTTGTCTCTGAATAGTTTTTGAGAAAAATTAATCCCAGGAGTTCACTATCAACGCTTGTTTTGAATTTGAATTCTCCTTCATACTTTCTTCTTAATGTCAAATAATTAGTCAGGGTTCCATTATGAACTAAGGCAAGTCTTTTCCCACAGCATTCAACTTCAAGGGGATGAGCTTCATTTAATCCGCCAAAAGTCGAGTATCTTACATGTCCAATAGAGATATTTGATCTCAGCTTATTTAAAATGTGTCCCCTAAAAACTTCAGCTACAAGACCCAGCCCCTTGTATGTTCTTATTTTATTCCTCCAAACGCTGATTCCTGCACTTTCTTGACCCCTGTGTTGCAAAGCGAGAAGTGCATAGTATGCTTTTTGGTTTGCATTCTCTGTTTTTGCTGCAAATACTCCACACTTCTCCCTCATATGACCACCGTCTTAACAAGTAATAGTTAAAGAGAGCTTTATTTCCACTGGAACTTTACATTCACATGCTTAAAAACTTTGCCCTACATTTGACAGAAATTTGTCTAAAAAAGGCTTTTAAATTATAAATTTTAACAAATTCTTGGTGAAGATTATGGAGGCTTATGAAGGAAAAGCCAAGAAAATGATACCTTTGGATGAGGGAAAGTATTTGATGGAGTTTAAAGACGATGCAACAGCTTTTGATGGTAAGAAAAAAGCACAGTTCAAAGGAAAAGGTTGGCTAAATGCTCAGATTTCAGCAAAAATGTTCAAGCTTTTAGAGGAGCATGGTATTAAGACACACTTCATTGGCATTGCTGGAGACAACAAGCTGATTGTGGAAAAATTGGAAATGTACCCAATTGAAGTTGTTGTTAGAAATATTGTTGCCGGTAGCTTGAAGAAAAGGCTTCCATTAAGAGAGGGAACAGAGCTAAAAGAACCAATTGTTGAGCTTTATTATAAAAGTGATGAGCTTGGAGATCCGATGATAAACTATTATCACGCTAAAATTCTTGGAGTTAGCGAGGAAGAAATTAAAGAAATGGAGAAAATTGCACTTAAAGTAAATGGAGTCCTCAGAGAATACTTCAAAGAAAGGGGAATTCTGCTTGTTGATTTTAAGCTTGAGTTCGGCAAAAATGCTAAGGGGGAGATAGTTTTAGCCGATGAAATTAGCCCGGATACATGCAGATTTTGGGATGCAGAAACAAAGAAAAGCTTAGATAAAGATGTTTTTCGCTTTGATAAAGGAGACTTGATTTCGGCATATGAGGAGATTTATAGAAGGATAATGGGTTAATTTAGCTTTTTAGAACATGATTTTGTAGTTTTCAATTTTTATTTTGGGTTTTTTAATGATTTTTCCAATCTCATAGCTCAAATAATATTTGTTGAGAATCTGCAATGCCTCCTCCTTATCTCCTTGTGAAACTATCACAACAAGACCAATCCCCATATTAAAAACCCTAAACATTTCCTCTAAAGGAACCCCATTTTCGTAGATTAATTTAAAAATCCCACTAATTGGTGGCATTTCAAGGGAAAACCCATATTTTGTGAGCCTCTTTAAGTTTAAAAGCCCTCCACCAGTTATGTGTGCCAATCCTCCAACTTCAACGTTTTTCAAAAGCTCTAAAATCGGCTTTACATAAATTCTCGTTGGCTCAAGCAAATGCTCCCACAGCTTTTTGCCTTCAAACTCATATTCAAGCCCATACTTTGGAATTAAAAGCTTTCTCGCTAATGTTAAACCATTGGAATGAATCCCAGAGCTTTCAATGCCGATGACAACATCTCCCGGTTTAATTTTTTCTCCTGTAATGACTTTGCCCTTTTCAACGATCCCAATAGCGGTACCCGCCAGGTCAAATCCGTTGATTAGATCGGGCATTACAGCGGTCTCACCGCCTACAATTGCAATTCCGCTTTGTTTAGCTCCCTCGTAGAGACCTTTGGCTATTTCTTCGAAAATTCTATCATTAGGCTCCCTCACAGCTAAGTAGTCAACCAAAGCTATGGGCTCAGCTCCAACACAGATTAAGTCGTTTACGTTCATTGCGATCATATCAATTCCAATTGTGTCAAACTTTCCGACAGCTTCAGCCACAAGAATTTTTGTGCCCACTCCATCAGTGGTCATCGCTAAATAGAAGTTTTCAAAATCAATCAATGCAGCGTAATGACCGATATCTTTAGCAGGCACTCCTATCTTTCCCTCTCTTAATTTGAAGGTTGCTCTTGCGAGTGAAATTATGCTCTTTAGTGTCCTTTGTGTTTTTTCTTCATCCACCCCGGCTTGTGCATATGTGAGCATTTGGAATCACCAAGGGAAAATGGGGAAATAAGTTTAAAAATTTTGTCATTTTTATGTTTAAAAATGCTTAAATATATGCTCAATTTTAACATAGCAACGTCAATATTTTGGGTGATGCAAATGATTGAGATTAGAGATGAAATTGGAACTCCTCTAACAGACTCTGCTGTTAAGATTCTCCTCCTTGGAAGCGGTGAGCTTGGAAAGGAAATAGCCATTGAGGCTCAAAGATTGGGAATTGAGGTAATTGCGGTGGATAGATATCCCAATGCCCCAGCCATGCAGGTGGCTCACAAAAGTTATGTTGGAAATATGAAAGACAAAGACTTCCTGTGGAGTGTCGTTGAGAGGGAAAAGCCCGATGCAATAATCCCAGAGATTGAAGCAATAAACCTTGATGCACTTTTTGAATTTGAAAAAGAAGGCTATTTTGTTGTTCCAAATGCAAAAGCAACTTGGATCGCTATGCATAGGGAAAGAACGAGGGAGACACTTGCTAAAGAAGCAAAAGTTCCAACATCAAGATACATGTATGCTACAACCTTAGACGAGCTCTACGACGCATGTGAAAAGATTGGTTATCCCTGCCACACAAAGGCAATAATGAGCTCAAGCGGAAAGGGTTCATATTTTGTCAGGGGTCCAGAAGATGTTCCAAAGGCATGGGAAGAGGCAAAGAAGAAAGCTCGTGGCAGTGCTGACAAGATAATAGTTGAAGAGCACATAGATTTTGAGGTTGAGATAACGGAATTGGCTGTAAGGCACTTAGATGAAAATGGCAAAGTTGTTACCACCTTTCCAAAACCTGTGGGGCATTATCAGATTAAAGGGGACTACCACTCAAGCTGGCAGCCTGCTGAAATAAGTGAGAAAGCCGAGAGAAAAGTTTATGAAATTGCAAAGAAAATAACAGACGTTCTTGGAGGCTTAGGTTTATTCGGGGTTGAGATGTTCGTTAAAGGCGACAAAGTATGGGCGAATGAAGTTTCACCAAGGCCTCACGATACTGGAATGGTTACTTTGGCCTCTCATCCGACTGGATTCTCAGAGTTCGGTCTTCATGTTAGAGCGGTTTTAGGCCTGCCAATTCCAGCCATTGAAGAGAACGGTATTAGGAAATTCCCAATCCTAACTCCAGCAGCAACGCACGTCATTCTTGCAAATCAAGAAGGTTATGCCCCAAAGTTCAGAGGTATCTTTAAGGCTCTGAACATTCCGAATACAACTGTGAGATTATTCGGAAAGCCTTCAGCGTACAAAGGAAGGAGATTAGGAGTGGCTTTAGCTTGGGACAGAGATGTGAAAGTTGCAAAGAGAAAGGCAGAGCAAGTTGCTCACATGATTGAGCTGAAAACAAGAAGTGGGGAATGGCAAAGCCAAGAGTTCGTAAAGGAGAAGCACTTGCTTTAGCTTCTCATTCTTTCCCTGTACTCCTCGAGCTTTTTCTTTAAGCTTTCATCTTTTAGTGCCAAAATCTCAATTGCGAGCAAAGCTGCATTTTTTCCATTGTCTATTCCCACCGCAGCAACCGGAACTCCAGGAGGCATCTGAGCTATGCTCAAAAGAGCATCTAAGCCGCCAAGCTTGGCCGAAACAGGAACACCAATAACAGGTTTTGTGGTGTAAGAGGCTATAACTCCAGGTAAAGCTGCGCTGAGTCCAGCTATTGCTATGAAAACGTCGTAGTCTTTTTTTGCCAGCTCTTCAACTTTCTTTGGGTTTCTGTGAGCGGAGGCAACTTCAACGTCGTAGCTAACGCCAAATTCATCCAGCACTTTTGTGACTTTTTCAGCTATGTGGGAGTCACTTTTGCTGCCCATAACTACGAGCACCCTCATTCTACCACCAGCTCGCTTTTCTGTGTTTAAGCTTATAAAGTTTTCGACATATTTATGTTAAAATAAAGCTTAAAAAGTGAAAATTTTAACAAATTTTTGGTGAAGACTATGAAAGTTCTTTTAGTTGGTGCTGGTGGTAGAGAAAGTGCAATTTCCGAAGCCCTCGTAAAAAGCGGTGCTAAGCTTTATGTAGTTGCAAAGCATGTTAATCCAGGCATTAAAAGGTTAGCTGAATGTTACGGTTTGGCAAAAGAGACAGATGTCACGAAAGTCTTAGATTTTGCTCTAAAGTGGAATGTTGATTTAGCTTTCATCGGTCCAGAGGCCCCTTTAGAGAAAGGCATTGTCAACCTTTTGGAAGAGAATGGCATTCCAACAGTTGGGCCGTCAAAAGAGGCTGCTCGGCTTGAGACGAACAAAGCCTTTGCAAGAGCTTTGATGGAAAAGCATAAAATTCCAGGAAGAAAGCTCTTCAAAGTCTTTGATGACGTGAAGGAGATGGAAAGGTGGATTGACGAGTTTGGAAAGCCTGTTGTAGTTAAACCCCTCGGACTAACAGGTGGGAAGGGAGTTAAAGTAGTTGGCTACCAGCTTAAGGACAATGAAGAAGCAAAAGAATATGCCGAGCATTTGATTAAAAAAGATGGAAAGGTTTTGATTGAAGAGAGAACGGATGGTGTGGAGTTCACATTTCAGGTGTTTACGGATGGGAAGAGAGTTATTCCAATGCCTTTGGTTCAAGATTATCCACATGCTTATGATAGTGATGTTGGACCGATAACTGGCGGCATGGGGTCTTATTCGTGTAAAGATCATTTATTGCCGTTTATTACAAAAGAAGACTATGAGAAAGCTCTTGAAACGCTCAAAAAGACTGTTGAAGCTATGAGAAAAGAGGGAACTCCTTATAAGGGGATTCTCTACGGCCAATTCATGCTTGCCAAAGATGAACCGAAAATCATTGAATACAATGCCCGCTTTGGTGATCCAGAGGCTATGAACGTTCTACCGATTTTGGAAACACCTCTGCTTGAAATAGCTGAGGGAATAGTCGACGGAAATCTCAAGAAAGCGGAGTTTGAAAAGAAAGCTGTTGTTGTGAAGTACATTGCACCAAAAGGCTATCCGGAGAATCCAGTAAGAGGAGTTCAAATCCAAGTCGATGAAGCTAAAATTTTGGAAAGCGGAGCAAAGATTTACTATGCTTCAATTGATGAGAACCTAACTCTTCTCGGTTCAAGAGCTTTAGCAATTGTTGGAATTGCTGATTCATTGGAAGAGGCAGAAAAAATTGCTTCGGCTGGAATAAAGCACGTCAAGGGTGAAATATTCTACCGCAAGGATGTGGGAACAAGAGAGAGCATAGACAGGAGAATTGAGATTATGAAAGCGATTAGGGGTGAATGAACATGATTACAAGAGAGCAGATTTTGGAGGTTTTGGAAAAATACAATAAGGAGAACATAATCATTGGGGCAATTGGGAGTCATTCAGCTTTGGATATAGCCGATGGAGCCAAAGAGGAAGGCTTTAAAACACTCATAGTTTCCCAAAAAGGGAGACACAGAACTTATGCTCACTACTTCAAGAAAAAGAGGACAAAAGATGGTTTGACTAAGGGTTTCATTGATGAGGTAATAATTTTAGAAAAATTTGCTGAGATAGTTGAGATTCAGGAAGAGCTCAGAAAGAGAAACGTCATCTTTATCCCAAACCGTTCGTTTGTTGTCTATACGGGCATTGATAATGTTGAAAACGACTTTTTAGTGCCGCTCTTTGGAAGCCGTAATTTGCTCAGAAGTGAAGAGAGAAGTGAAGAGAAGAGCTACTACTGGCTCCTTGAAAAAGCTGGCTTGCCTTATCCAGAGAAAATTGAAGATCCAAAGGATATAAACGAGCTTGTAATAGTTAAACTCCCTCATGCAAAGAAAAGGCTTGAGCGCGGTTTTTTCACCGCTGCAAGCTACAAAGAGTTCAAAGAGAAGGCTGAGAAGCTGATAAAACTTGGTGTAATCACAGAGGAGGACTTAGCCAAAGCGAGGATTGAGCGCTATATCATTGGTCCAGTGTTTAATTTTGACTTCTTTTACTCTCCGATAGATCAGGAGATTGAGCTTTTAGGTATTGACTGGCGCTTCGAGACAAGCTTAGATGGACATGTTAGGTTGCCAGCTCATCAACAATTGACTTTGCCAGAGCATCAGTTTGAGCCAGAATATACTGTCTGCGGTCATACAAGCTCGACTTTGAGAGAGTCTTTGCTTGAGAAGATCTTTGACATGGCAGAAAAATATGTTGAGGCGACGCAAAAATACTATTCGCCTGGAATAATTGGACCTTTTACTTTGCAAACAGCTCTTGATAAAGATTTGAACTTCTACATCTACGATGTTGCCCCAAGAACGGGTGGAGGGACAAATATCCACATGGCTATGGGTCATCCTTACGGAAATGCACTGTGGAGGAAAGATATGAGCACCGGAAGGAGAATTGCGCTTGAGATTAAGAGGGCTATTGAATTGGATGAGCTTGAGAAGGTTGTTACGTGAGGTGATGCTCATGAAGTATAAGGCAAAAATCATTGTCCGCCTAAAGGAAGGGCTTAACGATCCGGAAGGGAGGGTAATTGGAAAGGCTTTGAAGAATTTGGGCTACAAAATTGAAGACTTAAAAGTGCCGAAATACTTTGAGCTCGTTTTTGAGAGTGAAAATCCAGAGAAGGATGTCAAAGAGATGTGCAAACGCTTGCTTGCAAATCCAGTTATCCACACCTACGAGTATCAAATCGAGCCCTTAGGTGAGTGAGATGCCAAAGTTCGCTGTTATAGTGTTTCCAGGGACAAACTGTGACTTTGAAACAGTTGAAGCAATTAAAAAAGCTGGTGGAAAAGCAGAGAGAGTTTGGTATAAGGAAAGCTTGAAAGATTTTGATGGTGTTGTTTTGCCTGGCGGTTTTAGCTATGCTGATTACCTAAGGGCTGGAGCGATAAGTGCGAGAGCTGAGATAATGGAAGAGGTTGAAGAGCTTGCTAAAGATGGAAAGCCAGTGCTCGGAATATGCAACGGTTTTCAAATTCTAACTGAAGCTAAGCTTTTGCCCGGTGCTTTGAGACCAAACAAAATTCCAAGATTCCTGTGCAAGTGGGTCCATCTTAGAGTTGCAGACACTGAAACAGCTTTTACAAGCTTTTACAAAGAAGGGGAAGTCATTAGAATGCCAATAGCTCATGCTGAGGGCAATTATTACACCAATAATTTGAGCAAAGTTAGGATAGTCTTTCAATACAGCGATGAGAATGGAAATATTAACGAAGAATCAAACCCCAATGGTTCTATTTTCAACATAGCGGGAATAAGCAACGGGAATGGCAACGTTCTCGGAATGATGCCTCATCCAGAGAGAGCGAGTGACAGATGGTTAGGAAGTGAAGACGGGCTAAAGGTGTTCAAATCTATGGTGGAGCATGCTAAAAGGTGAATTTTAATTTTTATTCAATTTCATTCAATTTTTTAATTGCTTTTTAAGGTTTACTTCATTAAAAATCGCAGATTTGTTAAAGGGAGCTTTCTGATAACTTACTTTTTTTGAAAAATCAAATAATACTATAACAAAGCTGAAAAATTTAAATATTAAAAACCACTTAGAGTAGTATGCTAGAGTGGCAATGAAGTATTGCCGAGTTACTCTAGTAAAAAGAAAAAGGGAGATGGGATATGAGGCGTCGGGCAATATTTGTTTTGCTTTTGAGTTTATTAATGTTTGGAGGAGCGCTCAGCAACTCAGTATACGCAAAACCAAGCTTTATACCAAAAATTTCAGTGACTAAGTTTGTTTTAGGAATTTACGATCCAAATCCCACTATGAATGATGACTTAAGAGACGCTAGGAAGACATTT
Above is a genomic segment from Thermococcus sp. SY098 containing:
- the purS gene encoding phosphoribosylformylglycinamidine synthase subunit PurS; translated protein: MKYKAKIIVRLKEGLNDPEGRVIGKALKNLGYKIEDLKVPKYFELVFESENPEKDVKEMCKRLLANPVIHTYEYQIEPLGE
- the purC gene encoding phosphoribosylaminoimidazolesuccinocarboxamide synthase, producing the protein MEAYEGKAKKMIPLDEGKYLMEFKDDATAFDGKKKAQFKGKGWLNAQISAKMFKLLEEHGIKTHFIGIAGDNKLIVEKLEMYPIEVVVRNIVAGSLKKRLPLREGTELKEPIVELYYKSDELGDPMINYYHAKILGVSEEEIKEMEKIALKVNGVLREYFKERGILLVDFKLEFGKNAKGEIVLADEISPDTCRFWDAETKKSLDKDVFRFDKGDLISAYEEIYRRIMG
- a CDS encoding formate--phosphoribosylaminoimidazolecarboxamide ligase, which codes for MKWKIATYASHSALQILKGAKDEGFKTIVFGRERVKPLYTKYFPVADEYLIGECPEEELFKRNAIVIPHGSFVAHLGIEKVESMKVPYYGNKTVLKWESDRKLERKWLEKAKLKIPRVYNDPDDIDKPVIVKFHGAKGGKGYFLAKNPEDFWTKAEKVGIKNKEQLKEVQIQEYIIGVPVYPHYFYSKLNEELELMSIDRRYETNVDGIGRIPARDQLGLSLENSYVVIGNIPIVLRESLLMDVIEMGERVVKAAEKLMGGLWGPFCLETILTDELEFVVFEISARIVAGTNPFVNGSPYTWLKYKKPMSTGRRIAREIKQAIDEDKLDEILT
- the purT gene encoding phosphoribosylglycinamide formyltransferase 2 — its product is MIEIRDEIGTPLTDSAVKILLLGSGELGKEIAIEAQRLGIEVIAVDRYPNAPAMQVAHKSYVGNMKDKDFLWSVVEREKPDAIIPEIEAINLDALFEFEKEGYFVVPNAKATWIAMHRERTRETLAKEAKVPTSRYMYATTLDELYDACEKIGYPCHTKAIMSSSGKGSYFVRGPEDVPKAWEEAKKKARGSADKIIVEEHIDFEVEITELAVRHLDENGKVVTTFPKPVGHYQIKGDYHSSWQPAEISEKAERKVYEIAKKITDVLGGLGLFGVEMFVKGDKVWANEVSPRPHDTGMVTLASHPTGFSEFGLHVRAVLGLPIPAIEENGIRKFPILTPAATHVILANQEGYAPKFRGIFKALNIPNTTVRLFGKPSAYKGRRLGVALAWDRDVKVAKRKAEQVAHMIELKTRSGEWQSQEFVKEKHLL
- the purD gene encoding phosphoribosylamine--glycine ligase; the protein is MKVLLVGAGGRESAISEALVKSGAKLYVVAKHVNPGIKRLAECYGLAKETDVTKVLDFALKWNVDLAFIGPEAPLEKGIVNLLEENGIPTVGPSKEAARLETNKAFARALMEKHKIPGRKLFKVFDDVKEMERWIDEFGKPVVVKPLGLTGGKGVKVVGYQLKDNEEAKEYAEHLIKKDGKVLIEERTDGVEFTFQVFTDGKRVIPMPLVQDYPHAYDSDVGPITGGMGSYSCKDHLLPFITKEDYEKALETLKKTVEAMRKEGTPYKGILYGQFMLAKDEPKIIEYNARFGDPEAMNVLPILETPLLEIAEGIVDGNLKKAEFEKKAVVVKYIAPKGYPENPVRGVQIQVDEAKILESGAKIYYASIDENLTLLGSRALAIVGIADSLEEAEKIASAGIKHVKGEIFYRKDVGTRESIDRRIEIMKAIRGE
- the purQ gene encoding phosphoribosylformylglycinamidine synthase I — encoded protein: MPKFAVIVFPGTNCDFETVEAIKKAGGKAERVWYKESLKDFDGVVLPGGFSYADYLRAGAISARAEIMEEVEELAKDGKPVLGICNGFQILTEAKLLPGALRPNKIPRFLCKWVHLRVADTETAFTSFYKEGEVIRMPIAHAEGNYYTNNLSKVRIVFQYSDENGNINEESNPNGSIFNIAGISNGNGNVLGMMPHPERASDRWLGSEDGLKVFKSMVEHAKR
- a CDS encoding formate--phosphoribosylaminoimidazolecarboxamide ligase family protein; amino-acid sequence: MITREQILEVLEKYNKENIIIGAIGSHSALDIADGAKEEGFKTLIVSQKGRHRTYAHYFKKKRTKDGLTKGFIDEVIILEKFAEIVEIQEELRKRNVIFIPNRSFVVYTGIDNVENDFLVPLFGSRNLLRSEERSEEKSYYWLLEKAGLPYPEKIEDPKDINELVIVKLPHAKKRLERGFFTAASYKEFKEKAEKLIKLGVITEEDLAKARIERYIIGPVFNFDFFYSPIDQEIELLGIDWRFETSLDGHVRLPAHQQLTLPEHQFEPEYTVCGHTSSTLRESLLEKIFDMAEKYVEATQKYYSPGIIGPFTLQTALDKDLNFYIYDVAPRTGGGTNIHMAMGHPYGNALWRKDMSTGRRIALEIKRAIELDELEKVVT
- the purF gene encoding amidophosphoribosyltransferase, which gives rise to MREKCGVFAAKTENANQKAYYALLALQHRGQESAGISVWRNKIRTYKGLGLVAEVFRGHILNKLRSNISIGHVRYSTFGGLNEAHPLEVECCGKRLALVHNGTLTNYLTLRRKYEGEFKFKTSVDSELLGLIFLKNYSETKDEFEAMRMLFNEVRGAYSLAFLFDGKILVARDPLGFRPLAFGTGDGYYFASEDSALRMFDVETKDVKPGEAFVVSDDVENRVLTKKKHAHCVFEFIYFARPDSVIEGRTVYKARVEMGKQLAKEDNITADVVIAVPDSGRAAAIGYSTESGIPYEEGLIKNRYIGRTFIMPTQFERNFKVRLKLSPVKEVIKDKRIILIDDSIVRGTTMKRIVSMLKKAGAKEIHVRIASPPIRYPCYMGIDIPTRHELIASWKRIEEIGKEIGADSLRYLSIKGLIKAVGLDDLCLACLNGIYPKWAFEF
- the purM gene encoding phosphoribosylformylglycinamidine cyclo-ligase, producing the protein MLTYAQAGVDEEKTQRTLKSIISLARATFKLREGKIGVPAKDIGHYAALIDFENFYLAMTTDGVGTKILVAEAVGKFDTIGIDMIAMNVNDLICVGAEPIALVDYLAVREPNDRIFEEIAKGLYEGAKQSGIAIVGGETAVMPDLINGFDLAGTAIGIVEKGKVITGEKIKPGDVVIGIESSGIHSNGLTLARKLLIPKYGLEYEFEGKKLWEHLLEPTRIYVKPILELLKNVEVGGLAHITGGGLLNLKRLTKYGFSLEMPPISGIFKLIYENGVPLEEMFRVFNMGIGLVVIVSQGDKEEALQILNKYYLSYEIGKIIKKPKIKIENYKIMF
- the purE gene encoding 5-(carboxyamino)imidazole ribonucleotide mutase; translated protein: MRVLVVMGSKSDSHIAEKVTKVLDEFGVSYDVEVASAHRNPKKVEELAKKDYDVFIAIAGLSAALPGVIASYTTKPVIGVPVSAKLGGLDALLSIAQMPPGVPVAAVGIDNGKNAALLAIEILALKDESLKKKLEEYRERMRS